In Desulfovibrio psychrotolerans, a genomic segment contains:
- a CDS encoding BMP family protein → MKRILTTIALCLSMALLATVAMAEGKIKVAGIYTQPIQQKWDACLHKALVKAAEAGEIEYVYSEKVSNTDYIRVMREYSEQGVQLIVGEAFGISRDVTKVAEDYPNVAYLMGDTMGPRGTNLSVFDNYIHEPCYLMGMIAGTMTKNNKIGMVGGYPIGEVNRLFHAFMAGAKSVNPAVEFKVSFIGSWYDPPKAKEFAFAQIEAGVDVLYAERAGVVDAAREKGLVAFGNVNDMNKEENGTDVVVTSALWDMDAAIGHAIERVKAGTFAAEDYREFTMMAKGGASLAPYYEFEDKISAEIKAKVAETSAAILNGSFVVDINDDEPKSTF, encoded by the coding sequence ATGAAACGCATCCTCACCACCATTGCGCTCTGCCTGAGCATGGCCCTGCTGGCAACAGTCGCCATGGCCGAAGGCAAAATCAAGGTCGCCGGCATCTACACCCAGCCCATCCAGCAAAAGTGGGACGCCTGCCTGCACAAGGCCCTCGTCAAGGCCGCCGAAGCCGGAGAGATTGAGTACGTCTATTCCGAAAAGGTCTCCAACACCGACTATATCCGCGTTATGCGCGAATACTCCGAGCAGGGTGTGCAGCTTATCGTGGGTGAGGCCTTCGGCATTTCCCGCGACGTGACCAAGGTGGCGGAAGATTACCCCAATGTAGCCTACCTGATGGGCGACACCATGGGACCGCGCGGCACCAACCTTTCCGTGTTTGACAACTACATCCATGAGCCCTGCTACCTTATGGGCATGATCGCGGGCACCATGACCAAGAACAACAAGATAGGCATGGTGGGCGGCTATCCCATAGGCGAGGTGAACCGCCTTTTCCACGCCTTCATGGCCGGAGCCAAGTCTGTGAATCCCGCTGTGGAGTTCAAGGTTTCCTTCATCGGTTCGTGGTATGATCCGCCCAAGGCCAAGGAATTTGCCTTTGCCCAGATTGAAGCGGGCGTGGACGTGCTGTACGCCGAACGCGCGGGCGTGGTGGACGCTGCCCGTGAAAAGGGCCTTGTGGCCTTTGGCAACGTGAACGACATGAACAAGGAAGAGAACGGCACCGATGTGGTGGTGACCTCTGCCCTGTGGGACATGGATGCCGCCATTGGCCACGCCATTGAGCGCGTGAAGGCCGGCACCTTTGCCGCCGAGGACTACCGCGAGTTCACCATGATGGCCAAAGGCGGCGCCTCGCTTGCCCCCTACTATGAGTTTGAAGACAAAATCTCTGCCGAAATAAAGGCCAAGGTGGCGGAAACCTCTGCCGCCATTTTGAACGGTTCCTTTGTGGTGGATATCAACGACGACGAACCCAAGTCTACGTTCTAG
- a CDS encoding baeRF3 domain-containing protein, with amino-acid sequence MLEATQYERTVIMCTGAPVLHDARPKEYSMPHTRYFPTAEAMARLAGYSGIPCLTLYQPTHRHHPDNQQDTIRFVNLVKRLGTALRSHCSEEEARWLLEPFDRLGQDREFWNHSLDGLAVMAAPGLFEVFTLQQAVQEMALVADSFHTKPLRRFMQATDRYQILGLSRDRVRLYEGNRHHVDRIDLPAGVPGTIAEALGDELTEPHQTVASYGGVGGPSAPMRHGSGGKKDELDADAERFFRAVDRAVLEHCSRPSGLPLILAALPEYHNLFRKVSHNPNLVPAAIAANPEALSPEDLRDRAWECLAPQHDARLKDLAEAFETARARGAGSDNLTDVAAAAAAGKVATLFIEYGRYIPGRLNPETGLPEPAAPGTGNGAPEGSANNGADNMAGNRNHGLSDTATGVAACAAASAMADDLLDDLGELVERMGGEVLVVPAEQLPGKTGLAAIFRY; translated from the coding sequence ATGCTGGAGGCTACACAATACGAACGCACCGTCATTATGTGCACAGGAGCACCCGTGCTGCACGACGCAAGACCAAAGGAGTATTCCATGCCCCACACCCGCTATTTTCCCACCGCCGAAGCAATGGCCCGCCTTGCGGGATACTCGGGTATTCCCTGCCTCACCCTGTATCAGCCCACCCACCGGCACCACCCGGACAACCAGCAGGACACCATTCGCTTCGTCAACCTTGTCAAGCGCCTCGGCACCGCTCTGCGCAGCCACTGCTCCGAAGAAGAGGCCCGGTGGCTTCTTGAGCCGTTTGACCGCCTCGGGCAGGATCGTGAATTCTGGAACCATTCGCTGGACGGACTGGCGGTTATGGCTGCCCCCGGCCTGTTTGAGGTATTCACCCTGCAGCAGGCGGTGCAGGAAATGGCGCTGGTGGCGGACAGTTTTCATACCAAGCCCCTGCGGCGGTTCATGCAGGCCACGGACCGCTACCAGATACTCGGCCTCAGCCGTGACCGGGTGCGCCTGTACGAGGGCAACCGGCATCATGTGGACAGAATAGACCTGCCTGCCGGTGTTCCCGGCACCATCGCCGAAGCCCTGGGCGATGAACTGACCGAGCCGCACCAGACCGTTGCCTCTTATGGCGGCGTAGGCGGCCCGTCGGCTCCCATGCGTCACGGCAGCGGCGGCAAAAAGGACGAACTCGACGCGGATGCGGAACGCTTCTTCCGCGCCGTGGACCGCGCCGTACTGGAACATTGCTCCAGACCTTCCGGCCTTCCGCTCATTCTGGCCGCATTGCCGGAATACCATAACCTGTTCCGCAAAGTGAGCCACAACCCCAATCTTGTGCCTGCGGCTATTGCTGCCAACCCGGAAGCCCTGTCACCGGAAGACTTGCGGGACAGGGCATGGGAGTGCCTTGCTCCGCAGCATGATGCACGCCTGAAAGACCTTGCCGAAGCCTTTGAAACCGCCCGGGCACGCGGGGCAGGGAGCGACAACCTCACAGACGTTGCGGCAGCGGCAGCAGCAGGCAAGGTGGCAACGCTGTTCATTGAGTACGGCCGGTACATTCCGGGGCGGCTCAACCCGGAAACCGGCCTCCCGGAACCGGCTGCCCCCGGCACGGGAAACGGCGCGCCGGAAGGATCGGCAAACAACGGAGCAGACAACATGGCAGGCAACCGCAACCACGGACTCTCGGATACCGCAACGGGTGTTGCAGCGTGTGCCGCGGCAAGTGCAATGGCAGACGATCTGCTGGACGATTTGGGAGAACTGGTGGAGCGGATGGGCGGAGAGGTTTTGGTGGTTCCCGCCGAGCAACTGCCCGGCAAAACCGGGCTCGCCGCCATCTTCCGTTATTGA
- a CDS encoding ArsR/SmtB family transcription factor: MLPKTPESYQERAKVMKAMAHPSRLMIVDALEQGEHCVCELTELVGYDISTVSKHLSVLRAAGIVEDQRRGKLVYYRLKVPCVLNFFHCVESVLRARG, from the coding sequence ATGTTGCCCAAGACGCCTGAGAGCTATCAGGAACGCGCCAAGGTGATGAAGGCCATGGCACATCCTTCACGCCTGATGATTGTAGACGCTCTTGAGCAGGGCGAGCACTGCGTCTGCGAACTGACCGAATTGGTGGGGTACGATATATCCACCGTTTCCAAGCATCTTTCCGTGCTGCGTGCCGCCGGGATAGTGGAGGACCAGCGGCGGGGGAAGCTTGTGTATTACAGGCTTAAGGTGCCGTGTGTTCTTAACTTTTTCCATTGTGTGGAATCGGTTCTCCGCGCGCGCGGGTAA
- a CDS encoding permease — translation MDWKREWKTLAGIIGVFLAFFYLPVGWQRFDNAVLEAFHLAKWYAQEHVILCLVPAFFIAGAIAVFISQASVMKYLGPAANKAVAYGVASCSGTILAVCSCTILPLFAGIYRMGAGLGPATAFLYSGPAINILAIVMTARILGTQLGIARAVGAIVFSVVIGLAMHFIYRKEEGEKAAHAMLLPEAEVTRPLWKNALYFGAMIGVLVFANWGQPAESEGLWAAIYSAKWMLTSLFALGVGASLVAWFGVRPGQAFMAAVPVAALALLFPETPMIAFIAGMIGLSWVTSTREGELGEWFGQSWGFAKQILPLLLFGVLIAGALLGRPGNEGLIPSEWVSAAVGGNSLLSNFVAAFAGAFMYFATLTEVPILQGLIGNGMGQGPALALLLAGPALSLPNMLVIRSVMGTQKTIVFVSLVVVMATVSGLIYGAIAS, via the coding sequence ATGGACTGGAAGCGGGAATGGAAAACCCTTGCAGGTATCATCGGAGTGTTTCTGGCGTTCTTCTATCTGCCTGTCGGCTGGCAAAGGTTTGACAACGCGGTGCTTGAGGCTTTTCATCTGGCTAAGTGGTACGCACAGGAGCACGTTATTCTCTGCCTTGTGCCCGCGTTTTTCATCGCCGGTGCCATAGCGGTATTCATCAGTCAGGCTTCGGTGATGAAGTATCTGGGACCTGCCGCCAACAAGGCGGTGGCTTACGGAGTGGCTTCCTGCTCCGGCACCATTCTGGCGGTCTGTTCCTGCACCATACTGCCGCTTTTTGCGGGCATTTACCGCATGGGCGCAGGGCTGGGACCCGCCACGGCATTTCTCTATTCCGGCCCGGCCATTAACATTCTTGCCATTGTCATGACCGCGCGGATTCTGGGCACACAGCTGGGCATTGCCAGAGCGGTGGGGGCCATTGTGTTCAGCGTGGTCATAGGGCTTGCCATGCACTTCATCTACCGGAAGGAGGAAGGGGAAAAGGCGGCGCACGCCATGCTTCTTCCGGAGGCGGAAGTGACCCGTCCGCTTTGGAAAAACGCCCTGTACTTCGGCGCCATGATAGGCGTGCTGGTTTTTGCCAACTGGGGGCAACCGGCAGAGAGCGAAGGTCTGTGGGCGGCCATTTATTCCGCAAAGTGGATGCTCACGTCCCTATTTGCTCTGGGCGTAGGCGCATCGCTGGTGGCGTGGTTCGGTGTGCGGCCCGGGCAGGCCTTTATGGCTGCGGTGCCTGTTGCGGCACTGGCCCTGCTGTTTCCGGAAACCCCCATGATTGCGTTTATCGCCGGGATGATCGGCCTTTCGTGGGTCACGAGCACGCGGGAAGGGGAGCTGGGTGAGTGGTTCGGGCAGAGCTGGGGATTTGCCAAGCAGATTCTTCCGCTGCTGCTCTTTGGCGTGCTCATTGCCGGGGCTTTGCTGGGCAGACCCGGCAACGAGGGGCTTATTCCCTCGGAGTGGGTCAGCGCGGCGGTGGGTGGCAATTCGCTTCTGTCCAACTTTGTGGCCGCCTTTGCCGGAGCGTTTATGTATTTTGCAACCCTGACGGAAGTACCCATTCTTCAGGGGCTAATCGGTAACGGCATGGGGCAGGGGCCCGCGCTGGCGCTGCTGCTTGCAGGGCCTGCGCTCAGCCTGCCGAATATGCTGGTTATCCGCAGCGTTATGGGTACGCAGAAGACAATTGTTTTTGTTTCGCTGGTCGTGGTTATGGCCACCGTAAGCGGCCTTATTTACGGAGCGATTGCCTCCTGA
- a CDS encoding thioredoxin family protein, with product MKKILVLGPGCPKCEQLKNDAEAAAKELGIAYEIEKIGDISKMLSFGVMTTPALVVDGEVKVVGKVPSMAELKKMLA from the coding sequence ATGAAAAAGATTCTGGTTCTGGGGCCGGGGTGCCCCAAGTGCGAACAGCTGAAGAATGATGCAGAAGCAGCAGCCAAGGAGCTTGGCATTGCCTATGAGATTGAAAAGATAGGCGACATTTCCAAGATGCTGAGCTTCGGGGTGATGACCACGCCCGCCCTTGTGGTGGACGGTGAGGTTAAGGTGGTGGGTAAGGTGCCTTCTATGGCGGAACTTAAAAAGATGCTAGCGTAA